The following coding sequences are from one Seonamhaeicola sp. ML3 window:
- the pabB gene encoding aminodeoxychorismate synthase component I, with the protein MRTTIPYTPKSISTFKEQLLRWAQQFDEVVWLDSNNYHQKYSNYDAVLAVDAFTSIQTDYHQAFDKLKEYQSVTKDWIFGYLTYDLKNNVEHLTSGNFDGLGFPDLHFFQPKKLFLFKGETIEIQYLNYISDEFEDDIKSITHCEEEQRGNLSNDVKIKLRIHKDEYFDKVNTMLNHIHRGDIYEANFCQEFYAEHTAINPLDTFFKLNKISTPPFATFVKFRDKYVMSASPERYLKKQGNTIISQPIKGTAKRSEDSEEDIKLSKDLSKDEKERSENIMIVDLVRNDLSRTAVKGSVKVEELCKVYTFKQVHQMISTVASRIESTTNPVDVIKSTFPMGSMTGAPKISAMNIIENLEETKRGIYSGAIGYFTPNGDFDFNVVIRTILYNATKNYVSYSVGSAITAKSNPLREYEECLVKAKAMREVLEN; encoded by the coding sequence TTGAGAACGACTATTCCATATACGCCAAAAAGCATTAGTACTTTTAAAGAACAACTCTTACGTTGGGCACAACAATTTGATGAAGTGGTGTGGTTGGATTCCAATAATTATCATCAAAAATATTCCAACTACGACGCCGTTTTAGCCGTAGATGCGTTTACCAGTATCCAGACCGATTATCATCAAGCATTCGATAAATTAAAGGAATATCAGTCGGTAACTAAAGATTGGATATTCGGTTATTTAACCTACGATTTAAAAAACAATGTAGAGCATTTAACTTCTGGGAATTTTGATGGTTTGGGTTTTCCAGATTTACATTTCTTTCAACCTAAAAAACTGTTTTTGTTCAAAGGAGAAACCATAGAGATTCAATATTTAAATTACATATCTGATGAGTTTGAAGATGATATAAAATCAATAACTCATTGCGAGGAGGAACAACGTGGCAATCTTTCAAATGATGTTAAAATAAAACTTAGAATTCACAAAGATGAATATTTTGATAAGGTGAATACGATGCTGAACCATATTCACCGTGGAGATATTTACGAGGCTAATTTTTGTCAGGAGTTTTATGCAGAGCATACCGCTATAAACCCTTTGGATACGTTTTTTAAACTTAATAAAATTTCAACACCACCATTTGCTACGTTTGTAAAGTTTCGAGATAAATATGTGATGAGTGCTTCACCGGAGCGATACCTCAAAAAACAAGGAAATACTATTATATCCCAACCTATAAAAGGTACAGCTAAACGTTCTGAGGATTCTGAAGAAGATATTAAATTATCGAAGGATTTATCGAAAGACGAGAAAGAACGTAGTGAAAATATCATGATTGTTGATTTGGTACGTAACGATTTATCAAGAACTGCCGTAAAAGGAAGTGTTAAAGTAGAAGAACTTTGCAAGGTATATACGTTTAAACAGGTGCACCAAATGATATCTACGGTTGCCTCTCGAATAGAATCAACCACTAACCCTGTTGATGTTATTAAAAGCACCTTTCCTATGGGAAGCATGACCGGAGCACCTAAAATATCGGCGATGAATATTATTGAAAACCTTGAGGAAACCAAGAGAGGAATATATTCTGGTGCTATTGGATATTTTACACCAAACGGCGATTTCGATTTCAATGTGGTAATCAGGACCATTCTTTATAATGCTACCAAGAACTACGTGTCTTATTCGGTTGGAAGTGCCATAACAGCTAAAAGCAATCCACTAAGGGAATACGAAGAATGTTTAGTCAAGGCCAAGGCCATGCGAGAGGTTTTGGAAAATTAG
- a CDS encoding DEAD/DEAH box helicase, protein MTFQDLNLNTPLYNALDDLGFTTPTPIQEQSFNVVSSGRDVVGIAQTGTGKTFAYMLPILKNLKFSEQDNPRVLVLVPTRELVVQVVEEIEKLSKYINNRVLGVYGGTNINTQKQAIAQGLDILVATPGRLYDLALSRVLQLKSIQKLVIDEVDVMLDLGFRHQLINIFDLLPERRQSIMFSATMTQDVDILINEFFRNPIRVSVAVSGTPLENITQNRYNVPNFYTKVNLLEHLLSHTQTFNKVLIFVAFKRMADRLFDQLDTMFRDEVCVIHSNKTQNYRLRSIEAFGSGEHRILIATDVMARGLDIENVSHVINFDTPDYPENYMHRIGRTGRAERKGESLVFSTEKEQEYLEKIESLMGMKIPVLKLPETVEISIELIEEERTQIKERHNPLKQRDEDAPGLAFHEKKDKNKKTNQGGSYRREMAKKYKKPKTRGDKNANKRRKRR, encoded by the coding sequence GTGACTTTTCAAGATTTAAACCTTAATACCCCGCTATACAACGCCTTAGACGATTTGGGGTTTACCACTCCAACACCTATACAAGAACAATCTTTTAATGTGGTGAGCTCTGGAAGGGACGTTGTTGGTATTGCGCAAACCGGTACAGGTAAGACCTTTGCCTATATGTTACCTATTTTAAAAAACCTAAAGTTTTCAGAACAAGATAACCCTAGGGTATTGGTTTTAGTTCCAACACGCGAATTAGTGGTGCAGGTCGTTGAAGAAATTGAAAAGCTATCCAAATACATCAACAATAGGGTTTTAGGAGTTTATGGTGGTACAAACATCAATACCCAAAAACAGGCTATAGCACAAGGCTTAGATATATTGGTAGCAACTCCTGGTAGATTATACGACCTTGCTTTAAGCAGGGTATTACAATTAAAGTCCATTCAAAAATTGGTTATCGATGAAGTTGATGTGATGTTGGACCTAGGTTTTAGACACCAACTGATTAATATATTTGATTTACTTCCTGAACGAAGACAGAGTATTATGTTTTCTGCAACTATGACCCAAGATGTAGATATTCTAATCAATGAGTTTTTTAGGAACCCCATTCGCGTTTCTGTGGCTGTTTCTGGAACGCCTTTAGAGAACATAACACAGAATAGATACAACGTCCCAAATTTCTACACCAAAGTAAACTTGTTGGAGCACTTGCTAAGCCATACTCAAACGTTTAATAAAGTACTGATTTTTGTAGCTTTTAAACGTATGGCAGATAGACTTTTTGACCAATTGGACACCATGTTTAGAGATGAAGTTTGTGTTATTCACTCCAATAAAACGCAGAACTACAGATTAAGAAGTATTGAAGCCTTTGGTTCAGGTGAACATCGTATATTAATTGCTACCGATGTCATGGCACGTGGATTAGATATTGAAAATGTAAGTCATGTCATTAATTTTGACACCCCTGATTATCCAGAAAACTACATGCATCGTATTGGTAGAACCGGACGAGCTGAACGAAAAGGTGAATCTTTAGTGTTCTCTACCGAAAAGGAACAAGAGTACTTAGAGAAGATTGAGTCGTTAATGGGTATGAAAATCCCCGTGTTAAAATTACCAGAAACGGTAGAAATCTCCATTGAGCTTATTGAGGAAGAACGTACACAAATTAAGGAACGGCACAATCCTTTAAAACAGCGCGACGAAGATGCTCCAGGTCTAGCTTTTCATGAGAAGAAAGACAAAAACAAAAAAACAAATCAAGGAGGTTCTTACCGGAGGGAAATGGCAAAAAAATATAAAAAACCTAAAACTAGGGGTGATAAAAATGCGAACAAAAGACGTAAGAGAAGGTGA
- a CDS encoding GIY-YIG nuclease family protein, protein MFKTIHQYYLYILTNKRNGTLYIGVTNNLERRMFEHKNKLVDGFTKQYGLDKLMYFETYQYINDAIKREKNMKKWKRAWKIKLIEEDNSSWEDLSKDWKY, encoded by the coding sequence ATGTTCAAAACCATTCATCAATACTACTTGTATATTCTCACTAACAAACGAAATGGAACATTATATATTGGTGTGACCAATAATCTAGAACGTAGAATGTTCGAGCACAAAAATAAGTTGGTAGATGGATTTACAAAACAATACGGTTTAGATAAGCTGATGTATTTTGAAACTTATCAATACATTAACGATGCCATTAAAAGAGAAAAGAATATGAAGAAATGGAAACGAGCTTGGAAAATTAAACTAATAGAAGAAGATAATTCTAGTTGGGAAGACTTGTCTAAAGATTGGAAATATTGA
- a CDS encoding S1/P1 nuclease has translation MKVQLLSISIFCFLTSFNLTAKSEYDWGSTGHRVVGEIASKHLKTRAKRAIKKLLKKESLALVSTFADEIKSDPRFNEFYTWHFINMPMDETYDPSKRHPDGDLVSGIETCIKVIKSETSPNEDKAFYLRMLIHLIGDLHQPLHIGLKEDRGGNDFNVQWFYKDSNLHRVWDTEMIDTYGMTYTELANNAGFKSKKDIKKLQKGSIIDWVNETHELTKEVYNSAKFGDNLRYNYSYLHFKKVRSQLYIAGIRLAKVLNDLF, from the coding sequence ATGAAAGTACAACTCTTAAGCATATCCATTTTTTGTTTTTTAACAAGTTTTAATTTAACCGCTAAATCAGAATATGATTGGGGATCAACAGGACACCGTGTTGTTGGAGAAATTGCTTCTAAACACCTAAAAACAAGAGCTAAACGAGCTATTAAAAAATTGCTCAAAAAAGAATCTTTGGCATTAGTTTCTACTTTTGCAGACGAAATTAAGTCAGACCCTAGATTCAACGAGTTTTACACTTGGCATTTTATAAACATGCCAATGGATGAAACTTACGACCCTTCTAAAAGACATCCTGATGGTGATTTGGTTAGTGGTATTGAAACATGTATTAAAGTTATAAAAAGTGAAACCTCTCCTAATGAAGACAAAGCATTCTATTTACGAATGTTAATACATTTAATTGGTGATTTACATCAACCCTTGCACATAGGCCTTAAAGAAGACAGAGGTGGAAATGACTTTAATGTTCAATGGTTCTACAAGGATTCTAACTTACATAGAGTTTGGGATACAGAAATGATTGACACTTACGGCATGACCTATACTGAACTAGCAAACAATGCTGGTTTTAAATCAAAGAAGGACATAAAAAAACTTCAAAAGGGAAGCATTATTGACTGGGTAAATGAAACCCACGAATTAACCAAGGAAGTTTATAATTCAGCAAAGTTTGGAGATAATTTAAGATACAATTATTCCTATCTACATTTCAAAAAAGTAAGATCTCAACTCTACATTGCCGGAATAAGGTTGGCTAAAGTGTTAAATGATTTGTTTTAA
- the ccsA gene encoding cytochrome c biogenesis protein, with protein sequence MQKTLAKILFSTRLTGILFIVFAAAMIWGTFADANADTSPTAYTRNIIYNAWWFEAIMGLFVVNFCGNIFRYRLYKKEKWATLILHVAFIFIFIGAFVTRYIGFEGMMSIPEGGTENVFLSRKNYITAYVDGDYQINGVQQRLPLEYEVDFSKRLDNTFNVETKYDTQPIAIELEKFVVGAEEDIIPNENGESYLKIVESGGGSPHNHFLKVGEQASIHNVIFTLNNPAKGAVNILFQGDSLAIDSPFEGTYMTMATQKQGLLIKDSLQPLKLRSLYRIGNMQMVFPKPVVKGVFDVVQKSQVLKNDEDGIVLKVTTGGETKRVGILGGQGMNKPFKQINIGGLDFAFKYGAKVLELPFSIKLNDFQADKFPGSDINSAYASEVTVIDEQEGSFDYRIFMNNILDHRGYRFFQSSFFPDESGTILSVNHDYWGTLITYIGYFMLYFGLMAILLVKGTRFSDLRKQLKKVKEKKSKLLTILLLGMSLTGFSQQHSHSDGHNHEAHATAPAKLTKAQIDSILTANITPKDHAEKFAHLVIQDLDGRMKPVSTYASEMLRKLSKHDTYEDFDAHQVFLSMQESPKLWYNVPVIYLAKKKADTIRNIINTSVDDKYVTLADFFTDRGNYKLQPYLEDAFSTNTPNGYQKEIQEAHKRVNLLFNTIEGTSLKLFPVPNDSKNTWISSYDYRMGQYEIQDSLYGSFIKNGFTAYLVKLNEAKRNGDFSDAEKLLAAFKKTQHKYGSEVMLTDEKIHAEVLYNKYDIFKKLFSWYMYAGSLMFILLIVQIFKDKSMVLSKVISVFKWIIVGLFLLHLGGLIMRWYVSGHAPWSDAYESMIYVAWSTMLFGLITGISKKQKKASLDDIVPAAASVASPIFGILNRRGSDLTVAAAAFVTSMLLMIAHWQWMDPSIGNLQPVLNSYWLMIHVAVIVASYGPFTLGMVLGVVSLFLMAVTTSKNRTKMDLNIKELTIINEMALTVGLVMLTIGNFLGGMWANESWGRYWGWDPKETWALISIMIYAFVIHMRLIPGLRGRWLFNLCSVIAISFIIFTYFGVNFYLSGLHSYQSGQQLDSFKSIAIAIGFVAILGFFSYRGYVKYYKK encoded by the coding sequence ATGCAAAAAACACTCGCCAAAATTCTCTTTTCTACACGTCTTACAGGTATTTTATTTATAGTTTTTGCTGCGGCAATGATTTGGGGCACTTTCGCCGATGCCAATGCAGATACCTCACCTACAGCATACACCAGAAATATAATTTATAATGCATGGTGGTTCGAAGCCATAATGGGGCTGTTTGTTGTTAATTTTTGTGGAAATATTTTTAGATACAGATTATACAAAAAGGAAAAATGGGCCACCTTGATATTGCACGTGGCTTTCATCTTTATTTTTATTGGGGCATTTGTAACACGGTACATTGGTTTTGAGGGGATGATGTCTATCCCAGAAGGGGGCACAGAAAACGTTTTTCTCTCCAGAAAAAACTACATAACGGCCTATGTAGATGGTGATTATCAAATTAACGGTGTTCAACAGCGTTTACCATTAGAATATGAAGTCGATTTTTCAAAGCGACTGGATAATACATTTAACGTTGAAACCAAATATGATACCCAACCCATTGCTATAGAACTAGAGAAATTTGTGGTTGGTGCCGAAGAGGATATTATTCCTAACGAGAACGGTGAGTCTTACTTGAAAATTGTTGAATCTGGTGGCGGCAGTCCGCATAATCACTTTTTAAAAGTAGGTGAGCAAGCCAGTATCCATAATGTTATTTTTACATTAAATAACCCAGCTAAAGGTGCGGTTAATATATTGTTTCAAGGCGATTCGTTAGCTATCGATTCTCCATTTGAAGGCACTTACATGACTATGGCTACCCAAAAACAAGGCTTGCTAATAAAAGATAGTTTACAACCTTTAAAGTTACGATCGCTATACAGAATTGGAAATATGCAAATGGTATTTCCAAAGCCTGTAGTTAAAGGTGTTTTTGATGTGGTTCAGAAATCTCAAGTGCTAAAAAACGACGAAGATGGTATTGTACTCAAGGTTACTACAGGAGGAGAAACAAAGCGTGTTGGTATACTTGGCGGACAAGGTATGAACAAACCTTTCAAACAAATTAATATTGGCGGTCTGGACTTTGCCTTTAAATATGGCGCGAAGGTTTTAGAATTGCCGTTTAGCATTAAACTCAACGATTTTCAAGCCGATAAATTTCCGGGGTCTGATATTAATTCAGCTTACGCCAGTGAGGTTACCGTGATAGATGAACAGGAAGGCAGTTTTGACTATAGGATTTTCATGAACAATATTTTAGATCATCGTGGATACCGATTTTTTCAATCTAGTTTTTTTCCAGACGAGAGCGGTACCATTTTATCTGTAAACCATGATTATTGGGGAACTTTGATTACTTACATTGGGTATTTCATGCTTTACTTTGGCTTAATGGCAATTTTGCTTGTTAAAGGCACCAGATTTTCAGATTTAAGAAAGCAACTTAAAAAAGTCAAGGAAAAGAAATCTAAGCTTCTAACAATACTGTTGCTTGGGATGTCGCTAACAGGATTTTCACAACAACATTCGCATAGCGATGGTCATAACCATGAAGCACACGCCACAGCGCCAGCAAAATTAACCAAAGCACAAATAGATTCTATTCTAACGGCCAATATTACGCCCAAAGATCATGCTGAAAAGTTTGCGCATTTGGTAATACAGGACCTTGATGGCCGTATGAAACCAGTAAGTACCTACGCTTCAGAAATGCTTAGGAAATTGAGTAAACACGATACTTATGAAGATTTCGATGCGCATCAGGTGTTTCTATCTATGCAGGAGAGTCCAAAACTTTGGTATAATGTTCCGGTTATTTATCTCGCTAAGAAAAAAGCCGATACAATCAGGAACATAATCAACACAAGTGTAGATGATAAGTATGTAACCTTGGCAGATTTTTTTACGGACCGTGGTAACTATAAGCTACAACCTTATTTAGAAGATGCCTTTAGTACAAATACACCAAATGGTTACCAGAAAGAAATTCAGGAAGCGCACAAACGTGTTAATTTATTGTTCAACACCATTGAGGGCACATCCTTAAAGTTGTTTCCGGTTCCTAATGATTCCAAGAATACTTGGATTTCATCTTACGATTACAGGATGGGGCAATATGAAATTCAAGACTCACTTTACGGTAGCTTTATAAAAAATGGATTTACGGCCTATTTAGTGAAACTCAACGAGGCTAAACGTAACGGCGACTTTTCAGATGCAGAGAAGTTGTTGGCGGCTTTCAAGAAAACACAGCATAAGTATGGAAGCGAAGTTATGCTTACCGACGAAAAAATACATGCAGAGGTATTGTATAACAAGTACGATATTTTCAAGAAACTATTTAGCTGGTACATGTATGCAGGTAGTTTGATGTTTATATTATTAATAGTTCAAATCTTTAAAGACAAAAGCATGGTGCTCAGTAAAGTCATTTCTGTTTTCAAATGGATTATTGTTGGTTTGTTCTTATTGCATTTAGGAGGTTTAATAATGCGTTGGTACGTTTCTGGGCATGCCCCGTGGAGTGATGCCTACGAGTCTATGATTTACGTAGCCTGGTCTACAATGTTATTCGGCTTAATTACCGGTATTAGTAAAAAGCAAAAAAAGGCAAGTTTAGATGATATAGTTCCTGCTGCAGCGAGTGTAGCCTCACCAATTTTTGGAATATTAAATCGACGAGGTTCAGATTTAACTGTGGCAGCGGCAGCTTTTGTAACGTCTATGCTGTTAATGATTGCGCACTGGCAATGGATGGATCCTTCAATTGGGAATTTACAACCCGTATTAAATAGTTATTGGCTTATGATTCACGTTGCTGTTATTGTTGCAAGTTACGGTCCCTTTACCCTAGGTATGGTTTTGGGTGTAGTATCATTGTTTCTTATGGCCGTAACAACATCAAAAAACCGAACCAAAATGGATTTGAATATTAAAGAACTAACCATAATTAACGAAATGGCACTCACTGTTGGTTTGGTTATGCTTACCATAGGAAACTTTTTGGGAGGAATGTGGGCCAATGAAAGTTGGGGCCGCTATTGGGGTTGGGACCCAAAAGAAACCTGGGCGCTTATTAGTATTATGATATATGCGTTTGTCATCCATATGCGATTAATTCCAGGATTACGTGGGCGTTGGTTATTTAACCTATGTTCTGTAATAGCCATATCGTTTATCATTTTCACTTATTTTGGGGTGAATTTCTATTTGTCTGGCTTACACTCCTATCAATCGGGACAGCAACTAGATAGCTTTAAGAGTATTGCTATTGCAATAGGTTTTGTTGCCATATTAGGGTTCTTTAGTTATAGGGGCTATGTTAAGTATTATAAAAAGTAG
- a CDS encoding DUF2167 domain-containing protein produces the protein MRNLFLSLFFFTSIFTYAQEEQDSLAINLESYQKMMDSLDHSFTYKTGTIDIGDGLATIEVPEGFKFLDSEQSKKVLTDLWGNPPSETMGMLFPEDMTPLHENFTYCVEIEYAEEGYIDDEDAEDLDYDDLLEEMQEDTNAANEERIKLGYETVELVGWASSPYYDQENKKLHWAKELKFENTEVNTLNYNIRVLGRKGYLNLNAIGDITMLEAFNTDRDNILQSVEFTAGNRYSDFNPDIDKVAAYGIGGLIAGKILAKAGFFALILKFWKFIAVGAVALFSGFRKKIFGGKKES, from the coding sequence ATGCGAAATCTTTTCCTTTCCCTGTTTTTCTTTACTTCTATTTTTACCTATGCTCAAGAAGAACAAGACTCACTAGCTATTAATTTAGAATCCTATCAAAAAATGATGGATAGCTTAGACCATTCATTTACCTACAAAACAGGAACAATAGACATAGGAGATGGTTTAGCGACAATTGAGGTGCCAGAAGGTTTTAAGTTTTTAGATAGTGAACAAAGTAAAAAGGTATTGACCGATTTATGGGGGAATCCACCAAGCGAAACTATGGGTATGCTGTTTCCTGAAGATATGACGCCTCTGCATGAAAATTTCACCTATTGTGTGGAGATTGAATATGCAGAAGAGGGGTATATTGATGATGAAGATGCCGAAGATTTAGACTATGACGATTTACTAGAAGAAATGCAAGAAGATACCAATGCAGCCAATGAAGAACGAATTAAATTAGGATATGAAACCGTAGAATTGGTTGGTTGGGCATCTTCGCCTTACTATGACCAAGAAAATAAAAAACTACACTGGGCCAAAGAGTTAAAATTCGAAAATACCGAAGTAAATACGCTTAACTACAATATTAGGGTATTAGGCCGAAAAGGATATTTAAACCTAAACGCGATAGGCGATATTACGATGTTAGAGGCCTTTAATACAGACCGAGATAACATTCTGCAAAGTGTAGAATTTACCGCCGGAAATCGCTACTCAGATTTTAATCCAGACATCGATAAGGTAGCGGCCTATGGTATAGGAGGTCTTATTGCTGGTAAGATTTTAGCTAAAGCCGGATTTTTTGCATTAATCTTAAAGTTTTGGAAATTTATTGCCGTTGGTGCCGTTGCTCTTTTTAGCGGTTTCAGAAAAAAAATATTTGGCGGTAAAAAGGAATCTTGA
- a CDS encoding RNA polymerase sigma factor — METLKNIKKLPDEDLVKAIVKNNDTLLFEVLYDRYAMLVYNKCLGFAKDTDEAKDLAQDVFLKLFVKLASFKAKSKFSTWLYAFTYNHCVNYVTRNTAKKFQKKAVDYKDIENLSEDEDDNSLLSMKVDKLKVALEKISPDEKMILLLKYQDQLSIKDLESVLAIGESAVKMRIKRAKDKLITVYNNLK, encoded by the coding sequence TTGGAAACCCTAAAGAACATTAAAAAGCTTCCCGATGAAGATCTCGTGAAGGCAATCGTAAAGAATAACGATACGTTGCTTTTTGAGGTGCTGTATGATAGGTATGCTATGCTTGTTTACAATAAATGTCTGGGGTTTGCCAAAGATACAGACGAGGCCAAAGATTTAGCACAGGATGTCTTTTTAAAGCTCTTTGTTAAATTGGCAAGTTTTAAGGCAAAATCGAAGTTTTCAACCTGGTTATATGCGTTTACCTATAATCATTGTGTAAATTATGTAACTAGGAATACTGCTAAAAAGTTTCAGAAAAAAGCAGTAGATTATAAAGATATTGAAAACCTTTCTGAAGATGAAGACGATAACAGTTTATTGTCAATGAAGGTAGATAAGCTTAAAGTAGCTTTAGAAAAGATTTCGCCAGATGAAAAAATGATTCTATTGCTTAAATATCAAGACCAACTATCTATTAAAGATTTGGAAAGTGTATTAGCAATAGGAGAGAGCGCTGTTAAAATGAGAATAAAGCGTGCAAAAGATAAATTAATAACCGTTTATAACAACCTTAAGTAA
- a CDS encoding DUF4349 domain-containing protein gives MNAKPLKTKFKIGLTLFTFIFIFACQNSAKFEDNVALEEVDIKEEYESVSSDDSYQTLKVGTFTNKTPKNLKIIKTAKAKYKVKDVQIATHKIKQVISQYGAYISDMRFENNLYQKSNRFTIKIPQKYFDIAMDSIGNFAEFVDYENVTTQDVTEEYVDLQSRLKTKIEVKQRIESILRKNAITVEDILATEDKLRVIQEEIEVAQGRLKYLSNKVAFSTIHIDLYETVDYKEEPVAYNKTFWSKTKNALSNGWELIENLLLGLLHVWPLFILAVVLIIYIRKRLRHKR, from the coding sequence ATGAACGCAAAACCATTAAAAACAAAATTTAAAATAGGACTTACACTGTTCACTTTCATTTTCATTTTTGCTTGTCAGAATTCAGCAAAGTTTGAAGATAATGTAGCTCTAGAAGAAGTGGACATCAAGGAAGAGTATGAATCAGTTTCAAGTGATGATTCCTATCAGACCTTAAAAGTTGGAACCTTTACAAACAAAACACCCAAGAATCTAAAAATCATAAAAACGGCTAAAGCCAAATACAAGGTAAAGGACGTACAAATTGCCACTCATAAAATAAAACAGGTGATAAGTCAATACGGCGCTTATATATCCGATATGCGCTTTGAAAACAACCTCTATCAAAAATCAAATAGATTTACCATTAAAATACCTCAAAAGTATTTTGATATTGCTATGGATTCTATTGGTAATTTTGCTGAATTTGTAGATTATGAAAATGTCACAACTCAAGATGTTACCGAAGAATATGTAGACCTTCAATCGCGTCTTAAGACCAAAATAGAAGTAAAGCAACGTATTGAATCCATTTTGAGAAAAAACGCCATAACTGTTGAAGATATATTGGCAACCGAAGATAAACTAAGAGTTATACAAGAGGAAATAGAAGTAGCTCAGGGTCGCTTAAAATATTTAAGTAACAAAGTGGCCTTTAGCACTATTCATATTGATTTATATGAAACTGTAGATTACAAAGAAGAACCAGTAGCATATAACAAAACTTTCTGGTCTAAAACCAAAAATGCACTTTCTAATGGTTGGGAACTTATTGAAAACTTGCTGCTAGGGTTACTTCACGTTTGGCCATTGTTTATACTGGCAGTTGTTTTGATAATCTATATTAGAAAACGTCTACGACATAAACGTTAA
- a CDS encoding mechanosensitive ion channel domain-containing protein, whose product MEKATEWKNIAVESLQAMWIEITKVFPSIIGALIILFVGWLITKLLVRLISKGLKLAKANKLDDKLNEIEIIEGKKLNFDTIKIVSKFVKWVMYIMLIIMVSDILDLTIISEQISNLLGYLPQLFAALVIFTIGLIIANAIKKGLKSFFESMDLSGAKIISQVVFFIIFIFTTITALNVAGINTDIITSNITMILAAFLLAFALAFGLGAQKIVAELLKTFYARKAYEIGQVIEFNDIRGEIEAIDNMCLTLKTKTGKLVVPIKDLVESRVRIQD is encoded by the coding sequence ATGGAAAAAGCAACGGAATGGAAAAACATAGCTGTAGAGTCCCTACAGGCTATGTGGATTGAAATAACCAAGGTGTTTCCAAGTATTATAGGCGCCTTAATTATACTTTTTGTAGGTTGGTTGATCACTAAACTATTAGTCCGTTTAATTAGTAAAGGATTAAAGCTCGCTAAAGCCAATAAACTTGATGATAAGCTCAATGAAATAGAGATTATTGAAGGAAAGAAACTAAACTTCGATACGATAAAAATTGTATCTAAGTTCGTTAAATGGGTGATGTATATCATGCTTATCATTATGGTTTCAGATATATTGGATTTAACAATTATTTCTGAACAGATAAGTAACCTATTAGGGTATTTGCCCCAGTTGTTTGCAGCTTTAGTGATTTTTACAATAGGATTAATCATAGCTAACGCCATAAAGAAGGGCTTGAAGTCCTTTTTTGAATCTATGGATTTATCTGGTGCTAAAATTATTAGTCAGGTCGTATTCTTTATTATTTTCATTTTTACCACTATAACTGCGCTAAACGTTGCAGGTATAAATACAGATATTATAACAAGTAATATCACGATGATTTTAGCGGCATTTTTACTGGCTTTTGCCCTAGCATTTGGTTTAGGAGCCCAGAAGATTGTAGCAGAATTATTAAAAACGTTTTACGCTAGAAAAGCATACGAAATAGGACAAGTGATAGAGTTTAACGATATACGAGGCGAAATAGAAGCAATTGATAATATGTGTTTAACCTTAAAAACGAAAACAGGTAAATTGGTTGTTCCCATAAAAGATTTGGTTGAGAGTCGAGTAAGAATACAGGATTAA